Proteins encoded within one genomic window of Platichthys flesus chromosome 13, fPlaFle2.1, whole genome shotgun sequence:
- the LOC133967223 gene encoding interferon alpha/beta receptor 1b-like isoform X1 translates to MSSALYVGLLLVCLQKNVELAPPRDPIMITLNTNYALSWDWDQSHAERHAVTFTTQYVGKYKLESKKTSPNWSTACEEMSHRSCDLTMRGLHYLGIYMLRVRANANGHHSKWVQLEFCPDKDAALGPPAKVDLVPAGSDLDVFISEPLTSINTSMRENLSKMYYHILYWEHSEDSKALRTQTLSSKANLVTLPGLKAWTLYCVSIQSCNDFYNKSSSFTSPQCMQTEGNTPWWQIILYFVASLVIFFLVMLLLLYIPFWCYKTVKATLYPSNQLPPHFKEYLYDSPSSDIPRLLTPVSESELLCDNVIIFAEPTVLEIHIFRPDAMAAPPSDLNGRHSRQDSSSSSGDSGVYSTGGTSNLSQLNSSQTCRGTEDLEQVKMQEMTPGLETQLLIADEGIVDMCV, encoded by the exons ATGTCCTCAGCTTTGTATGTCGGCCTCCTCCTTGTTTGCCTTCAAAAAAACGTTG AGCTGGCCCCACCACGGGACCCGATCATGATCACTTTGAACACCAATTATGCATTAAGCTGGGACTGGGACCAGAGTCACGCAGAGAGGCATGCTGTCACCTTTACCACACAATATGTTGG gaagtataaGCTGGAGTCCAAGAAGACGAGTCCAAACTGGTCCACGGCATGTGAGGAGATGTCACACAGGTCATGTGATCTTACAATGCGCGGCCTGCACTACCTGGGCATCTATATGCTTCGGGTACGGGCCAATGCAAATGGGCATCACTCCAAATGGGTGCAGTTGGAATTCTGCCCTGATAAAGATG CTGCTCTGGGCCCTCCTGCCAAAGTTGACCTTGTACCTGCTGGAAGTGACCttgatgttttcatctctgaaccATTGACAAGCATCAACACCTCTATGAGGGAAAATCTTTCCAAAATGTACTACCACATCCTCTACTGGGAACATTCTGAAGACTCAAAG GCCTTAAGAACCCAGACGTTAAGCAGCAAGGCCAATTTGGTGACTTTGCCAGGCCTGAAGGCTTGGACGTTGTACTGTGTGAGCATCCAGTCATGCAACGACTTCTACAACAAGAGCAGTAGCTTCACTTCGCCCCAGTGTATGCAGACTGAAG GTAATACTCCATGGTGGCAGATCATCCTGTACTTCGTGGCCTCTCTGGTGATCTTCTTCCTTGTCATGCTGCTCTTACTCTACATCCCCTTTTGGTGCTACAAAACAGTCAAGGCAACGTTGTACCCCTCAAACCAGTTGCCTCCACATTTCAAGGAA TATCTCTATGACTCTCCTAGTTCTGACATTCCTCGCCTCCTCACTCCGGTTTCAGaatcagagctgctgtgtgatAATGTGATCATTTTTGCTGAGCCAACAGTCCTGGAAATCCACATATTCCGTCCTGATGCCATGGCAGCTCCTCCATCAGACCTGAA TGGAAGACACAGTCGTCAGgacagcagcagtagcagtgGAGACTCTGGAGTTTATTCTACTGGGGGAACCTCCAACCTGTCACAGCTCAACAGCAGTCAAACCTGCAGAGGTACGGAAGACCTGGAGCAAGTAAAGATGCAGGAAATGACTCCAGGCCTCGAGACACAACTTCTGATAGCAGATGAGGGCATTGTAGACATGTGTGTCTGA
- the LOC133967223 gene encoding interferon alpha/beta receptor 1a-like isoform X2, with translation MIPECVFANLLRKYKLESKKTSPNWSTACEEMSHRSCDLTMRGLHYLGIYMLRVRANANGHHSKWVQLEFCPDKDAALGPPAKVDLVPAGSDLDVFISEPLTSINTSMRENLSKMYYHILYWEHSEDSKALRTQTLSSKANLVTLPGLKAWTLYCVSIQSCNDFYNKSSSFTSPQCMQTEGNTPWWQIILYFVASLVIFFLVMLLLLYIPFWCYKTVKATLYPSNQLPPHFKEYLYDSPSSDIPRLLTPVSESELLCDNVIIFAEPTVLEIHIFRPDAMAAPPSDLNGRHSRQDSSSSSGDSGVYSTGGTSNLSQLNSSQTCRGTEDLEQVKMQEMTPGLETQLLIADEGIVDMCV, from the exons ATGAtacctgaatgtgtgtttgctaatctcctcaggaagtataaGCTGGAGTCCAAGAAGACGAGTCCAAACTGGTCCACGGCATGTGAGGAGATGTCACACAGGTCATGTGATCTTACAATGCGCGGCCTGCACTACCTGGGCATCTATATGCTTCGGGTACGGGCCAATGCAAATGGGCATCACTCCAAATGGGTGCAGTTGGAATTCTGCCCTGATAAAGATG CTGCTCTGGGCCCTCCTGCCAAAGTTGACCTTGTACCTGCTGGAAGTGACCttgatgttttcatctctgaaccATTGACAAGCATCAACACCTCTATGAGGGAAAATCTTTCCAAAATGTACTACCACATCCTCTACTGGGAACATTCTGAAGACTCAAAG GCCTTAAGAACCCAGACGTTAAGCAGCAAGGCCAATTTGGTGACTTTGCCAGGCCTGAAGGCTTGGACGTTGTACTGTGTGAGCATCCAGTCATGCAACGACTTCTACAACAAGAGCAGTAGCTTCACTTCGCCCCAGTGTATGCAGACTGAAG GTAATACTCCATGGTGGCAGATCATCCTGTACTTCGTGGCCTCTCTGGTGATCTTCTTCCTTGTCATGCTGCTCTTACTCTACATCCCCTTTTGGTGCTACAAAACAGTCAAGGCAACGTTGTACCCCTCAAACCAGTTGCCTCCACATTTCAAGGAA TATCTCTATGACTCTCCTAGTTCTGACATTCCTCGCCTCCTCACTCCGGTTTCAGaatcagagctgctgtgtgatAATGTGATCATTTTTGCTGAGCCAACAGTCCTGGAAATCCACATATTCCGTCCTGATGCCATGGCAGCTCCTCCATCAGACCTGAA TGGAAGACACAGTCGTCAGgacagcagcagtagcagtgGAGACTCTGGAGTTTATTCTACTGGGGGAACCTCCAACCTGTCACAGCTCAACAGCAGTCAAACCTGCAGAGGTACGGAAGACCTGGAGCAAGTAAAGATGCAGGAAATGACTCCAGGCCTCGAGACACAACTTCTGATAGCAGATGAGGGCATTGTAGACATGTGTGTCTGA